A section of the Salvia splendens isolate huo1 unplaced genomic scaffold, SspV2 ctg540, whole genome shotgun sequence genome encodes:
- the LOC121790537 gene encoding protein IQ-DOMAIN 25-like, whose amino-acid sequence MGKAAKWFRGLLGLKPSDSTHRHPPKKWNFAARHKNVPDQDAEASKHAIAVAVAAAHAAAAVVQLTTSGRNISAARREEWAAVAIQSHFRAYLSRRALRALKALVKLQALVRGHLVRRQTAYAMHRLQALVRAQVRARAVRALMSESSHFNYPGPVTPEKFEHATRSRSVKHDQTMMLKRNGSRSSGTPHHHDPENPHASRVLLMDSRRLWEQGDDRSDKILEVDTGNLHHVTSKRRTLFYSSHLSLGSDQNCPSYTTSKDSTARQSVRSMSSGEVQSLSPFKFAEEDPDESAFCTADNSPAFYSASSRSKRGCPFTPTKSDGTRSCLSGYSDHPNYMSYTESSKAKVRSLSAPRQRPNYERSSSTKRYSVHGYGDSRPAQRVSTLHANFTSKAYPGSGRLDRSGMPVRGDFDGFSSGGGNWQRF is encoded by the exons CGCTGAGGCCAGCAAGCACGCCATCGCAGTGGCTGTCGCCGCCGCTCACGCTGCCGCCGCGGTTGTCCAGCTCACTACCAGCGGCAGGAATATCTCCGCAGCGCGCCGCGAGGAGTGGGCTGCCGTCGCGATTCAGTCTCACTTCCGCGCCTATCTG TCGAGAAGAGCTCTACGGGCGCTCAAGGCGTTGGTGAAGCTGCAAGCGCTGGTGAGGGGTCACCTCGTGAGGCGGCAAACTGCGTATGCTATGCACCGGTTGCAGGCGCTTGTCCGAGCACAAGTGCGAGCTCGGGCTGTTCGGGCTCTGATGTCGGAATCCTCTCACTTCAATTATCCG GGGCCGGTAACACCTGAGAAATTCGAGCATGCTACTCGGTCTAGGAGCGTGAAGCATGACCAAACTATGATGCTAAAG AGGAATGGTTCGAGGTCAAGCGGAACTCCCCACCACCACGATCCTGAGAACCCACATGCTAGCCGTGTGTTGTTGATGGACAGCAGAAGGTTGTGGGAGCAAGGCGATGATAGAAGCGACAAGATTCTTGAAGTGGACACCGGTAATCTACATCATGTCACTTCCAAGCGTAGGACCCTCTTCTACTCGTCTCATCTTAGCCTAGGCTCCGATCAGAACTGTCCGAGCTACACCACATCCAAGGACTCCACAGCCCGACAGTCAGTACGGAGCATGTCATCAGGCGAAGTTCAGTCCCTGAGCCCCTTCAAGTTTGCAGAGGAGGACCCAGACGAGAGTGCCTTCTGCACTGCTGACAACAGCCCGGCATTCTATTCAGCATCATCGAGGTCCAAAAGAGGATGCCCCTTTACCCCTACCAAGAGTGATGGTACGAGAAGCTGCCTGAGCGGTTACTCTGATCATCCAAACTACATGTCCTACACAGAATCATCAAAAGCTAAGGTGAGATCGCTCAGTGCTCCGAGGCAGAGACCTAACTATGAGAGATCGAGCTCTACCAAGAGGTATTCGGTTCACGGGTATGGCGATTCAAGGCCTGCTCAGAGAGTATCTACGTTGCACGCCAACTTCACCAGCAAGGCTTACCCTGGATCCGGACGCCTAGATAGGTCCGGGATGCCTGTTAGAGGCGACTTCGATGGTTTCAGCAGTGGTGGTGGTAACTGGCAGAGATTTTGA